Proteins encoded within one genomic window of Gloeobacter kilaueensis JS1:
- a CDS encoding alpha/beta fold hydrolase encodes MLADLKPTSTVESFWQWRAHRICYWQAGPGDTDEAPVVLLHGFGGCVGHWRKNIGELATGRRVYALDWLGFGASDKPDVRYSIDLWQEQLIDFCEQVVGTPAVLVGNSIGALVALSTTAHRPERVAATALLNCAGGLTHRPEELPLLVRPIMGAMQVVLRIPGLAERFFDYARSKHNIRNTLRQVYGNGEAVSDELVEMLYRPSTDPGAAKVFVSVLTAEAGPTPEELLPLVRTPLLILWGEKDPWTPIARGRTFSDYAPQARFVALPGLGHCPHDEDALRVNAILKEWLASIDSGALRGE; translated from the coding sequence ATGCTCGCCGACCTCAAGCCGACTTCGACCGTAGAAAGCTTCTGGCAGTGGCGCGCTCACCGCATCTGCTACTGGCAGGCGGGACCGGGGGATACTGACGAGGCTCCGGTGGTTCTGCTGCACGGCTTCGGGGGCTGCGTCGGGCACTGGCGCAAGAATATTGGCGAGCTGGCTACAGGGCGGCGGGTCTACGCCCTCGACTGGCTGGGCTTTGGCGCTTCTGACAAGCCGGATGTGCGCTACAGCATCGATCTGTGGCAGGAACAGTTGATCGATTTTTGCGAGCAGGTGGTGGGCACACCGGCGGTCCTGGTCGGCAATTCGATCGGGGCGCTGGTGGCCCTCAGCACAACCGCCCATCGGCCCGAGCGCGTCGCGGCGACGGCCCTGCTCAACTGCGCCGGTGGGCTTACCCACCGCCCTGAAGAACTGCCGTTGCTGGTGCGGCCCATCATGGGAGCGATGCAGGTGGTGCTGCGCATTCCTGGCCTGGCGGAACGTTTCTTTGACTACGCCCGCTCAAAGCACAACATCCGCAACACGCTCCGCCAGGTCTACGGCAACGGCGAGGCGGTGAGCGACGAACTGGTGGAGATGCTCTACCGGCCCTCCACCGATCCCGGAGCGGCAAAGGTCTTTGTCTCGGTACTCACCGCCGAGGCCGGTCCCACCCCCGAGGAACTGCTGCCGCTGGTGCGCACGCCGCTCCTCATTCTCTGGGGCGAAAAAGACCCCTGGACGCCCATCGCCCGTGGCCGCACCTTCAGCGACTACGCTCCCCAGGCGCGCTTTGTCGCCCTGCCGGGGCTGGGCCACTGCCCCCACGACGAGGACGCGCTGCGGGTAAACGCGATCTTGAAGGAGTGGCTGGCGAGCATCGACTCTGGGGCCCTACGGGGCGAGTAG
- a CDS encoding ribonuclease J, translated as MAENLNTHTTSPLKIIPLGGLGEIGKNTWIFQYNDEIMLLDGGLSFPTEEMHGVNLVLPNIDWLIENQDKVMGMVVTHGHEDHIGGIPYHLQRLRIPVIYGPRLALALLGDKLKEAELLNRTELVSVGPRSTVRVGKYFLVEYLQNTHSIADSYTLAIHTPVGVVIHTGDFKFDHTPVDGRKFDYQKLAEHGEKGVLCLISDSTNAEVPGFTPSERSVYPNLERYIKEAPGRVIVTTFASSVHRINMLLEIAQKTGRTVSVVGHSMLNMIAKAKSLGLLADFPESLLQPVPVTNGLPPEQVLVLTTGSQGEPMSALTRISKGEHRQVKIKTGDTVIFSANPIPGNTISVVRVVDRLMQLGANVIYGKERGIHVSGHGAIEDQKLMLALTRPRFFFPCHGEYRMIRRHAQTAREMGVPAENIVLTENGDVVGLTPEAIRIVDKIPAGIDLVDASRSSMVNDNVLKERQRLAEDGFVAVAIALTPQATFAARPQIAVKAVARSAETRNLEDVIRTALVRAQERFGEFRLPGEAGEPEQYDWMAIRQLLERTVKQVIREMLQSYPLIQVLLQTPQVDSAAVLPSLPPVRGEAEALLAP; from the coding sequence ATGGCTGAAAACTTGAACACACACACAACCTCTCCCCTGAAGATCATTCCCCTGGGCGGTCTGGGCGAAATTGGCAAGAACACCTGGATCTTTCAGTACAACGACGAGATCATGCTCCTCGACGGTGGTCTCTCGTTTCCGACCGAGGAGATGCACGGCGTCAATCTCGTGCTGCCCAACATCGACTGGCTCATCGAAAACCAGGACAAGGTGATGGGCATGGTCGTCACCCACGGCCACGAGGACCACATCGGCGGCATCCCTTATCACCTCCAGCGCCTGCGCATCCCGGTGATCTACGGACCGCGCCTGGCCCTGGCGCTCCTCGGTGACAAGCTCAAAGAAGCGGAACTCTTAAACCGCACCGAACTTGTCAGCGTCGGTCCCCGCAGCACCGTGCGCGTCGGCAAGTACTTTTTAGTCGAGTACCTGCAGAACACCCACTCGATCGCCGATTCGTATACCCTCGCCATCCACACCCCGGTGGGCGTCGTGATCCACACCGGCGACTTCAAGTTCGACCACACGCCGGTGGATGGCCGCAAGTTCGACTATCAAAAGCTCGCCGAGCACGGCGAGAAGGGCGTGCTGTGTTTAATCAGCGACTCGACCAACGCCGAGGTACCGGGTTTTACGCCCTCCGAGCGCTCGGTCTACCCGAATCTTGAGCGCTACATCAAAGAAGCGCCGGGCCGGGTGATCGTCACCACCTTCGCCTCGTCGGTCCACCGCATCAACATGCTGCTTGAGATCGCTCAAAAGACCGGCAGAACTGTGAGCGTCGTCGGCCACTCGATGCTCAACATGATCGCCAAGGCCAAATCCCTGGGTCTGCTTGCCGACTTTCCCGAATCGCTGCTCCAGCCGGTGCCGGTGACGAACGGCCTGCCTCCTGAGCAGGTGCTGGTGCTCACCACCGGCTCCCAGGGTGAGCCGATGTCAGCCCTCACCCGCATCTCCAAGGGCGAGCACCGCCAGGTCAAGATCAAGACCGGCGACACGGTGATCTTCTCGGCCAACCCGATCCCCGGCAACACGATAAGCGTCGTGCGCGTCGTCGATCGGCTGATGCAGCTCGGAGCGAACGTGATCTACGGCAAGGAGCGCGGTATTCACGTGAGCGGCCACGGGGCGATCGAAGATCAAAAGCTGATGCTGGCCCTCACCCGGCCCCGCTTTTTCTTCCCCTGCCACGGCGAGTACCGGATGATCCGCCGCCACGCCCAGACTGCCCGGGAGATGGGGGTGCCGGCTGAAAATATCGTCCTTACCGAGAACGGCGATGTGGTCGGCCTCACTCCCGAAGCGATCCGGATCGTCGATAAGATTCCAGCCGGGATCGATCTGGTCGATGCCAGTCGCTCTTCGATGGTCAACGACAACGTGCTCAAGGAGCGCCAGCGCCTGGCAGAAGATGGCTTTGTCGCCGTCGCCATTGCCCTCACGCCCCAGGCCACCTTTGCCGCCCGGCCCCAGATCGCCGTCAAGGCCGTCGCCCGCTCCGCTGAGACGCGCAACCTCGAAGATGTGATCCGCACCGCCCTGGTGCGTGCCCAGGAGCGCTTCGGTGAATTTCGGCTGCCAGGGGAGGCGGGCGAGCCGGAGCAGTACGACTGGATGGCGATTCGCCAGTTACTGGAGCGCACCGTCAAGCAGGTGATCCGCGAGATGCTCCAGAGCTACCCGCTCATCCAGGTGCTCCTCCAGACGCCCCAGGTCGATTCAGCGGCTGTCCTGCCATCCCTGCCGCCCGTGCGCGGCGAGGCCGAGGCGCTACTCGCCCCGTAG
- the dapA gene encoding 4-hydroxy-tetrahydrodipicolinate synthase: protein MITPFDGEGNVNYALTEKLADYLVTHGSDTLVVCGTTGESPTLSWQEEYELFKVVQQAVAGRGKVVAGTGSNSTHEAIDATRKAASLGLDGSLQVCPYYNKPNQEGLYAHFRAIAAATELPVILYNIPGRTGVNLAPETVARLAAVDNIVAIKEASGSLDQVSEVRLRTPLDFVIYSGDDSLTLPMLAVGATGVVSIASHIAGEAIQRMIRAFEEGRTAEAVRTHLQLFPLFRGLFWDTNPIPVKLALSLRGWDVSALRLPLTTGSDSLRERLETLLRQLQLLD from the coding sequence ATGATCACCCCCTTCGACGGCGAAGGCAACGTCAACTACGCCCTCACCGAAAAACTGGCCGATTATCTGGTCACCCACGGCAGCGATACCCTCGTCGTCTGCGGCACCACCGGCGAGTCGCCGACTTTAAGCTGGCAAGAAGAGTACGAACTCTTTAAAGTCGTCCAGCAGGCGGTGGCGGGCCGGGGCAAGGTCGTCGCCGGCACCGGCTCCAACTCGACCCACGAGGCGATCGACGCGACGCGCAAGGCGGCGAGCCTCGGCCTCGACGGCTCACTGCAGGTCTGCCCCTACTACAACAAGCCCAATCAAGAAGGGCTTTACGCCCACTTCAGGGCCATCGCCGCCGCGACCGAATTGCCGGTCATCCTCTACAACATTCCTGGCCGCACCGGCGTCAACCTCGCCCCCGAGACCGTCGCCCGCCTGGCCGCCGTCGATAATATCGTCGCCATCAAAGAGGCGAGCGGTTCGCTCGATCAGGTGAGCGAGGTCCGCCTGCGCACCCCGCTCGACTTTGTCATCTACAGCGGCGACGACTCGCTGACGCTGCCGATGCTCGCCGTCGGTGCCACCGGCGTGGTCAGCATCGCCTCCCACATCGCCGGTGAAGCCATCCAACGGATGATCCGCGCCTTTGAAGAGGGCCGCACCGCCGAAGCGGTCCGCACGCACCTGCAGCTTTTTCCTCTGTTTCGCGGTCTTTTTTGGGACACCAATCCGATCCCGGTCAAACTCGCCCTTTCTTTGCGCGGCTGGGATGTCTCGGCTCTACGTCTGCCTTTGACCACCGGCAGCGACTCGCTGCGCGAACGACTAGAAACTCTGTTGCGCCAGTTGCAACTGCTCGATTAG
- a CDS encoding aspartate-semialdehyde dehydrogenase: protein MTDTYRVAVLGATGAVGTEMVHLLEQRRFPLASLKLLASERSVGRQIAFAGEAVPVEPLTPGAIKDIDIVLGATEADLSRQYARTIVEAGAVFIDNSSAFRLDPDVPLVVPEVNLADLKHHAGIVANPNCSTILLVVALWPLHRRHAIRRVVVSTYQAASGAGAAGMSELLRQSRQILADEEFTCEVFPHPIAFNLFPHDSAIGADHYCAEERKLIYETRRIFHDDTLRIAVTCVRVPVLRAHSEAVNIEFAEPFALEEALAALSAAPGVHLVEDWQRNHFPMPIEASGKDPVLVGRIRQDLSCDHALDLWLSGDQLRKGAALNAVQIAEALAGGGL, encoded by the coding sequence TTGACTGACACATATCGTGTCGCTGTTCTCGGGGCTACCGGGGCAGTCGGCACCGAGATGGTTCATCTGCTGGAGCAACGCCGCTTTCCCCTCGCCAGTCTCAAACTGCTTGCCTCCGAGCGCTCCGTCGGCAGGCAGATTGCGTTCGCAGGCGAAGCGGTGCCGGTGGAGCCGCTGACGCCAGGGGCGATCAAAGACATTGACATCGTGCTTGGGGCAACCGAAGCGGACCTTTCGCGCCAGTATGCCCGGACGATCGTCGAGGCGGGGGCGGTCTTCATCGACAATTCCAGCGCCTTTCGCCTCGACCCGGATGTGCCCCTGGTCGTTCCTGAGGTCAATCTGGCCGACCTCAAGCACCACGCCGGGATCGTCGCCAATCCCAACTGCTCGACGATCTTGCTGGTGGTGGCCCTCTGGCCCCTGCACCGCCGCCATGCGATCCGGCGGGTGGTCGTCTCGACCTACCAGGCGGCCTCCGGAGCGGGGGCGGCGGGCATGAGCGAACTGTTGCGCCAGTCGCGCCAGATTCTCGCGGACGAAGAGTTCACCTGCGAAGTCTTTCCCCATCCGATCGCCTTCAATCTTTTCCCCCACGACTCGGCGATCGGCGCGGACCACTACTGCGCCGAAGAGCGCAAGCTCATCTACGAGACGCGGCGCATCTTCCACGACGATACTTTGCGCATTGCCGTCACCTGCGTGCGGGTACCGGTGCTGCGCGCCCACTCCGAGGCGGTCAACATCGAATTTGCTGAACCTTTTGCGCTCGAGGAGGCGCTTGCGGCTTTAAGCGCAGCGCCCGGCGTCCACCTGGTCGAAGACTGGCAGCGCAACCACTTCCCGATGCCCATCGAGGCGAGCGGCAAAGACCCGGTGCTGGTGGGCCGCATCCGCCAGGATCTCTCCTGCGACCACGCCCTCGATCTCTGGTTGAGCGGCGATCAGCTGCGCAAGGGAGCGGCCCTCAACGCCGTACAGATCGCCGAAGCGCTCGCAGGAGGTGGGCTGTGA
- a CDS encoding response regulator, whose protein sequence is MSRSKTGKQTSIVRRLLITLGILLGIVLIVSGIGQLLIVSQIGDLKQSYRQSRELSIQLGSILEGMTNQETGIRGYVIARDEVFLRPFYEGRAEYLHSLESTRQLIVPLTTRFDDEAMRKQLLMRLDAVEQAAEDWYDYVRSNILEPVRQGQAESALDAVRNRQGKLRFDRVRSAVASLQQQNTILFQRIEAQIGERQGRIELLSFGLLAIAGVVGGTVAWRLTRELREPLAALEQTALALGEGNFAARVPAEALQGKDELAVLAGTFNQMAERLGRQNLALRERDILDGLRQLDLILVEEIELGRLGERLLAGLGELTDSQLGALYLVEDGQLVLQVGRGLDSPALRLQPGEGMIGLAASRREPVFVERPGSEEPLALNTPAGALPLRSLSAWPLISNQQLVGVLFLAGLDPLTPQARNLLGSVAGRLAIALLNSRSVRAIEETRARLAATFEQMSDGVAITDSTGDPLVINPAGRRILGLKPDEPIDSGWQKRIELLSAGGEKLTAEELPVQRAVRFGSTIRSDLMLRVAGMTPLLVSVSASPLKDERGVVYGVVTVFRDVTVEREREARLAEQARELEELNSTLKITNEELEMQRNELEAVNEEIEQQRLQIEEQNRELLEADRQKNAFLASMSHELRTPLNAILGFSQLLMRNSLLKDQPQLMLQLERIYQNGRIQLRLVNDILDLAKIKAGKIELQYQPVALEAFIREIYASLESLAVQKNLKVAIAVSPSLQAVRTDPQQLRTIVTNLLSNAFKYTERGEVSVRVRELPDRHFEIVVRDTGIGIAAEQQGKVFDEFSRLEGAAVRQAGTGLGLAICKRLVNLMGGQIELASVVGEGSTFTVRLPDGPPPAASRPPRTSPPKVLIIEDDLQVQQLIATRLAERPYRLLFAPDSIEGIQIARIEQPDAIVLDPALPSMDLWKVLFELRTDPATMSTPILLQSVVGEQGLAIPLGLADFLTRPVGQESLLAVLRSRRVQPEGEAILVVDDIADNREYLAACLRDEGYRVVLAASGPEALDYLENHVPQLVILDLMMPQMDGFEVLSRLRSLPGGKHLPVIILSAMDLTDEQRRTLLAQQTEQILKKGAQSIDELLALLDETLKRRLDAMAASE, encoded by the coding sequence TTGTCTCGAAGCAAAACGGGCAAGCAGACCTCGATCGTCAGGCGGTTGCTGATTACCCTCGGCATTCTGCTCGGTATCGTTTTGATCGTCTCCGGGATTGGCCAGTTGTTGATTGTTTCTCAAATCGGCGATCTCAAGCAGTCCTACCGCCAGAGCCGAGAGCTGAGTATTCAGCTTGGTTCGATTCTCGAGGGCATGACCAACCAGGAGACAGGAATACGCGGTTATGTGATTGCCCGCGATGAAGTTTTTCTCAGACCCTTTTACGAAGGGCGGGCTGAGTACCTGCATTCTCTCGAATCGACGCGGCAACTGATTGTGCCGCTTACGACCCGCTTCGACGACGAGGCGATGCGCAAGCAGCTGCTCATGCGCCTCGATGCGGTCGAGCAGGCGGCGGAGGACTGGTACGATTATGTCCGCTCCAATATTCTGGAGCCGGTCCGTCAGGGCCAGGCAGAATCGGCGCTCGACGCGGTGCGCAATCGCCAGGGCAAGCTGCGGTTTGACCGCGTGCGCTCAGCCGTCGCAAGCCTCCAGCAGCAAAACACTATTCTTTTTCAGCGCATCGAGGCGCAGATTGGCGAGCGGCAGGGGCGCATCGAACTGTTGAGCTTCGGGCTTCTGGCAATTGCCGGTGTGGTGGGCGGGACGGTTGCCTGGCGGCTTACCCGCGAGCTGCGCGAACCGCTGGCGGCGCTGGAGCAGACGGCCCTGGCTCTGGGCGAGGGCAACTTTGCTGCTCGCGTCCCGGCGGAGGCGCTGCAAGGCAAAGACGAACTGGCTGTGCTGGCGGGCACCTTCAACCAGATGGCCGAACGGCTGGGTAGACAAAATCTGGCGCTGCGCGAGCGCGACATCCTCGATGGCCTCAGACAGCTCGACTTGATCCTGGTCGAAGAGATCGAACTGGGGCGATTGGGTGAGCGGTTGCTCGCCGGTCTGGGCGAGCTGACCGACTCGCAATTGGGCGCGCTCTACCTTGTCGAGGACGGGCAACTGGTGCTGCAGGTGGGGCGTGGCCTCGACAGTCCCGCTTTGCGCCTGCAGCCGGGCGAGGGAATGATTGGCCTTGCCGCTTCCAGGCGCGAGCCGGTGTTCGTCGAGCGGCCTGGCAGCGAGGAACCACTGGCACTCAATACACCGGCGGGTGCTCTGCCCCTGCGCAGCCTGTCAGCGTGGCCGCTCATCAGCAACCAGCAGCTGGTGGGTGTGCTTTTTCTTGCCGGCCTCGATCCCCTCACACCCCAGGCGCGCAATTTGCTGGGGAGCGTTGCGGGCCGCCTGGCGATTGCCCTGCTCAACAGCCGCAGCGTGCGGGCGATCGAGGAGACCCGTGCCCGGCTGGCAGCGACCTTTGAGCAGATGTCCGACGGTGTTGCGATCACCGATTCAACCGGCGACCCGCTTGTGATCAACCCGGCTGGTCGCCGCATTCTGGGCCTCAAGCCCGACGAGCCGATCGATAGTGGCTGGCAAAAGCGCATCGAGTTGCTGAGCGCCGGGGGCGAGAAACTCACAGCCGAGGAGTTGCCTGTCCAGCGGGCGGTCCGCTTCGGTTCGACGATCCGCTCCGATCTGATGCTGCGGGTGGCGGGGATGACGCCGCTTCTGGTGTCGGTGAGCGCCTCGCCACTCAAAGACGAGCGGGGTGTGGTTTACGGTGTCGTCACGGTCTTTCGCGATGTCACCGTCGAGCGCGAGCGCGAAGCCCGCCTTGCCGAGCAGGCGCGGGAGCTGGAAGAGCTCAATTCGACGCTCAAGATTACCAACGAAGAGCTGGAGATGCAGCGCAACGAACTGGAGGCGGTCAACGAAGAAATCGAGCAGCAGCGCCTGCAGATCGAAGAACAAAATCGCGAGTTGCTCGAAGCCGACCGTCAAAAGAACGCTTTTCTCGCCTCGATGAGCCACGAGTTGCGCACGCCCCTTAACGCCATCCTCGGCTTCTCGCAACTTTTGATGCGCAACAGCCTGCTCAAAGACCAGCCGCAACTGATGCTGCAGCTGGAGCGCATCTATCAAAATGGCCGGATTCAACTGCGGCTGGTCAACGACATTCTGGATCTGGCCAAGATCAAGGCGGGCAAGATCGAACTGCAGTACCAGCCGGTTGCTCTCGAAGCTTTTATTCGCGAAATCTACGCCTCCCTCGAAAGCCTGGCGGTACAAAAGAACCTCAAAGTAGCGATCGCCGTCTCCCCCAGCCTGCAGGCGGTGCGCACCGATCCCCAGCAACTGCGCACGATCGTCACCAACCTGCTCAGCAACGCCTTCAAGTACACCGAGCGGGGCGAGGTCAGTGTCCGGGTCCGCGAACTGCCGGACCGCCACTTCGAGATCGTCGTGCGCGACACCGGTATCGGCATCGCCGCTGAGCAGCAGGGCAAGGTCTTCGACGAATTCAGCCGCCTCGAAGGGGCGGCGGTGCGCCAGGCGGGCACCGGACTGGGACTTGCCATCTGCAAGCGCCTAGTCAACTTGATGGGCGGTCAGATCGAACTGGCAAGCGTTGTCGGCGAAGGCAGCACTTTCACCGTCCGCCTGCCGGATGGACCGCCCCCAGCGGCATCGCGCCCGCCCAGAACCAGCCCGCCCAAGGTGCTGATCATCGAGGACGACCTGCAGGTGCAGCAACTGATTGCCACCCGCCTCGCCGAGCGGCCCTATCGGCTGTTGTTTGCTCCCGACAGCATCGAAGGGATTCAGATCGCCCGCATCGAGCAACCCGACGCGATCGTCCTCGATCCGGCTCTACCGAGTATGGATCTGTGGAAGGTGCTCTTCGAGCTGCGCACCGACCCGGCGACGATGAGCACGCCAATCTTGCTGCAGAGCGTCGTGGGCGAGCAGGGCCTGGCGATTCCGCTGGGACTTGCGGACTTTCTCACCCGGCCCGTCGGCCAGGAGAGCCTGCTGGCGGTTCTTAGAAGCCGCCGCGTGCAGCCGGAGGGCGAAGCGATCCTGGTGGTCGATGACATCGCCGACAACCGCGAGTACCTGGCCGCCTGCTTGCGCGACGAGGGCTACCGGGTAGTACTCGCCGCCTCCGGTCCCGAAGCCCTCGACTACCTCGAAAATCACGTTCCCCAGCTGGTCATCCTCGATCTGATGATGCCCCAGATGGATGGCTTCGAGGTGCTCAGCCGCCTCAGAAGCCTGCCGGGGGGCAAGCACCTGCCGGTGATCATCCTGAGTGCGATGGACCTCACCGACGAGCAGCGCCGGACCCTGCTTGCCCAGCAGACCGAGCAGATTCTCAAAAAAGGGGCCCAGAGCATCGACGAATTGCTGGCGTTGCTCGACGAGACTTTAAAGCGACGCCTCGACGCGATGGCAGCCTCCGAGTAA
- a CDS encoding CheR family methyltransferase, with protein MITLVSADSGRQDADFSDRDWECFVYWLAGISPVDLFAFKLHQLERRLAIRREVAGFERWSDYRQFLQKHPQNLERLLQSLTISVSSFFRDPVCWQALETDLKTGSAPLRAWSVGCAGGQELYSLAICLDRIGRLEGSHLLGSDCSKEAIDQAQKAEYLISRNEPLSSSLLPYMRWLDQGRFCLDERLRQTATFRCEDLFRRTIHGRWDLILCRNLLIYLNGTAQVRLLRRLSQSLPIGGILFIGRSEWIARPQSLGLHPVSRCIYRKVEI; from the coding sequence GTGATAACGCTTGTCAGCGCAGACAGTGGCCGGCAGGACGCGGACTTCAGCGATCGAGATTGGGAGTGCTTTGTCTACTGGTTGGCCGGTATCTCCCCCGTCGATCTATTTGCCTTCAAATTGCACCAGTTGGAGCGCCGCCTTGCGATCCGGCGCGAGGTGGCAGGTTTTGAGCGCTGGAGCGATTATCGGCAGTTTTTACAAAAGCATCCCCAGAACCTGGAGCGCTTGTTGCAGAGCCTGACCATTTCTGTCAGCAGCTTCTTTCGCGATCCGGTCTGCTGGCAGGCTCTTGAAACCGATCTCAAGACAGGTAGCGCTCCCCTGCGGGCGTGGTCGGTGGGCTGCGCCGGTGGTCAGGAACTGTATTCCCTTGCCATTTGCCTCGATCGGATTGGGCGTCTGGAGGGCAGTCATCTGCTGGGAAGCGATTGCAGCAAGGAGGCAATCGACCAGGCCCAGAAAGCAGAATATCTAATCAGCCGCAACGAACCGCTCTCGTCGTCTTTGCTGCCCTACATGCGCTGGCTCGATCAGGGCCGCTTTTGCCTCGATGAACGCCTCAGACAGACAGCCACCTTTCGCTGCGAGGATCTGTTTCGGCGCACCATTCACGGGCGCTGGGATCTGATTTTGTGCCGCAACCTGCTTATCTATCTCAACGGCACCGCCCAGGTCCGTCTGCTCCGCCGCCTCAGCCAATCGCTGCCAATTGGGGGCATACTATTTATAGGGCGTTCTGAATGGATTGCTCGTCCCCAGAGCCTGGGGTTGCACCCTGTTTCTCGTTGCATCTACCGGAAGGTAGAAATTTAG
- the rlmN gene encoding 23S rRNA (adenine(2503)-C(2))-methyltransferase RlmN has product MVTPLLGQDAEALRLWVESEGQPAYRAQQLHRWLYQRGLRSLMEVTDWPKPWREKLQDVPVGRSHLLRESIAPDGTIKFLLVAADNEAIETVGIPGPGRLTVCVSSQVGCPMACCFCATGKSGFARDLGVHEIVDQVLTVQERFEQRVSHVVFMGMGEPLLNLDAVVRSLTVLNRDIGIGQRQMTISTVGVPGRIAELATYKLQATLAVSLHAPNQELRAQLIPTARRYPLDQLIADCRNYVQSTGRRLSFEYTLLSGVNDELKHARQLAGLLRGFQAHVNLIPYNPIEGGEFARPDNERVQRFAQELARHKLVASVRRTRGLEESAACGQLRRQQVP; this is encoded by the coding sequence ATGGTCACTCCCTTGCTCGGCCAGGACGCCGAAGCTCTCAGGCTCTGGGTCGAATCCGAGGGCCAGCCCGCCTACCGGGCCCAGCAACTGCACCGCTGGCTCTATCAGCGCGGCCTGCGCTCGCTCATGGAGGTAACCGACTGGCCAAAGCCGTGGCGCGAAAAGCTCCAGGACGTGCCGGTGGGCCGCTCGCACCTTTTGCGCGAGAGCATCGCCCCCGACGGCACGATCAAGTTTTTACTGGTTGCCGCCGACAACGAGGCGATCGAGACCGTCGGCATTCCGGGGCCGGGGCGGCTCACCGTCTGCGTCTCCTCCCAGGTAGGCTGCCCGATGGCCTGCTGCTTCTGTGCCACGGGCAAATCTGGCTTCGCCCGCGACCTGGGCGTTCACGAGATCGTCGATCAGGTGCTCACCGTCCAGGAGCGCTTCGAGCAACGGGTGAGCCACGTCGTCTTTATGGGCATGGGAGAACCCCTTTTGAATCTGGATGCAGTCGTGCGCTCACTCACGGTACTCAACCGCGACATCGGCATCGGCCAGCGCCAGATGACGATCTCGACGGTCGGCGTGCCGGGCAGGATCGCTGAACTGGCGACTTATAAGCTTCAAGCCACCCTGGCAGTCAGCCTGCACGCCCCCAATCAAGAGCTGCGCGCCCAGCTCATCCCCACCGCCCGGCGCTATCCGCTCGACCAGTTGATTGCCGACTGCCGCAACTACGTCCAGAGTACCGGCAGACGATTGAGCTTTGAGTACACGCTGCTTTCTGGTGTCAACGACGAGCTGAAGCACGCCCGGCAACTGGCCGGTCTGTTGCGCGGCTTTCAGGCCCACGTCAATCTCATCCCCTACAACCCGATCGAAGGCGGTGAATTTGCGCGTCCCGACAATGAGCGGGTGCAGCGCTTTGCCCAGGAACTCGCCCGCCACAAACTTGTCGCCAGCGTGCGCCGCACCCGAGGGCTGGAGGAGTCGGCTGCCTGCGGCCAGCTGCGACGGCAGCAGGTTCCGTGA
- a CDS encoding DUF2490 domain-containing protein, with translation MRWLWLTMVGVALAALPAQAQVQPGLVEDFQTWTRFGLRGRFAGTPHRWGVEVENRLRNGSREERQFLVRPFVTLGVSDRFSVNLGWAHFFTWPTQGNDIQVETRLFQDYIYTFPVERLSIGQRIRVEERWFEGASDVSLRVRYRLQFQHPLDAERRWLANLSDELFWNLNTPRNAPVGGYEQNRVIASIIHKLTPELSVEIGYQGNFNNRPAPRADQFDHDLLLYFTYDLAGR, from the coding sequence ATGCGGTGGCTGTGGTTGACGATGGTTGGGGTGGCTCTGGCGGCACTGCCGGCGCAGGCCCAGGTCCAGCCGGGGCTGGTGGAGGACTTTCAGACCTGGACGCGCTTTGGGTTGCGGGGGCGCTTCGCAGGAACGCCCCACCGCTGGGGAGTGGAGGTGGAAAACCGCCTGCGCAACGGTTCGCGGGAGGAGCGGCAGTTCCTGGTGCGTCCCTTCGTCACCCTGGGGGTAAGCGACCGCTTCTCGGTGAACCTGGGGTGGGCTCACTTCTTCACCTGGCCCACCCAGGGCAACGACATCCAGGTGGAGACCCGGTTATTTCAGGATTACATCTATACTTTCCCGGTGGAGCGGCTCAGTATCGGCCAGCGGATCCGGGTGGAGGAGCGCTGGTTCGAAGGGGCGTCGGACGTCTCGCTCAGGGTGCGCTACCGCCTGCAGTTTCAGCATCCCCTCGACGCCGAGCGGCGGTGGCTGGCGAACCTCAGCGACGAGTTGTTCTGGAACCTCAATACCCCCCGCAATGCGCCGGTGGGCGGCTACGAGCAGAACCGGGTCATCGCCTCGATCATCCACAAGCTCACCCCCGAACTCAGCGTCGAAATCGGCTACCAGGGCAACTTCAACAACCGCCCTGCTCCCAGGGCGGACCAGTTCGACCACGACTTGTTGCTGTACTTCACCTACGACCTGGCAGGCCGCTGA
- a CDS encoding DUF3285 domain-containing protein, with protein MSTESQPATPPEQPAPGYVKLAMRNMVRKRGTSLKHFALTFALVIALFVLLSVLFRG; from the coding sequence ATGTCCACCGAATCGCAACCGGCAACCCCACCCGAACAACCCGCTCCCGGCTACGTCAAGCTGGCGATGCGCAACATGGTGCGCAAGCGGGGCACCTCCCTCAAGCACTTTGCCCTCACCTTCGCCCTGGTGATCGCGCTTTTTGTTCTCTTGAGCGTCCTCTTTCGCGGCTGA